The Thermosynechococcus sp. CL-1 genomic interval CAGTGAACCTGATGAAGATCATCGGTATGTACAAGGCCTACGCCATTCCGATGGACTTTTACTGGCGGAATTTGCTCTACCTCGGCGAGCGGGTGTTTATCCATCCCTTTCCCTTCTTCAAGTATTTTCCAACCAAGGACTACTTTGAGTTGGCCAATCACTATGCAGGGGAGACTGCTGATCTGCGGATTTGGCGTGGCCCTGCCCATGCCCACCCCGAACTGATGGAATTTATTGCAAAGGGGGAAACAGGGAAAATGCCGCGTCTGCTCCACCACCTTTGGCACGACCGCATCAACATGGAGTTTTCCGAAAGCTTGGCGCGCTCAATGATGTGGCATCGCATGGGGGGGCAGCTGGATATCTACCTTGACTCTGAAGAGTACAAAGCTGCCGCCGATAGGGCAATCCGCGCCTACTTCAAAGGCAACCCGCTGATGCTCGGGCTGTACAAGCTCTTTCCCGACCTCTTCTTGGAGCAGGCTCGCCAAGCCACCTACATGAACGTGCTGGGGCTATTTTGGGAAGTGATGGCACCCGTCTTCTTCGAGATGAGCGATCGCTATGACGAGGGCAGCATTACCAGCGTCAAGGATGCCATGAACTTCTTGGTCAATGGAATTTTTGCCATGGCCGGTCGCCCGATTTACCACCATGTCTATATTGATGGCGAGGTGCATGTCCTTGTGCCCAAGGAAAAGGGCTTTATGTGGCTCTATGAAGCGGCCTTCCCCTATGTGGAAGCGGTCTTTTACCGCACGGCGCCCTTCCGGGGAACCAAGTCCTACAATGCCCAAGCCAATCAGGTACCCACTGATCAGGTGGACTTCCACTATGGCATTCTCTTTGCCGATAAATTCCCTGTGGGGACGGCGGGGATTCCACCTACGTTGCTCCACCAAGACATGTATCACTTCCTCCCCCAATACCTGAAGGATTACTTCCACCAGCACTGTCGCAGTGAGGATGATATTTTGGTGCAGTTGGGAATTGCCTTCCAGCACGCCATGTACACGGTGACCTCCGCTGTTTTGCAAGCAACCCGTGCCGCCTTCTACTACCCCTTGGATGATCCCAAGCCGGAGCATCTCATGGCCAACCGGCGTTTCTTTGTGGCTCAGATGGATCGCTTTTTGCGACCGCAGTACGGCATTGCTGAAGCCTGCAAAATCCGCAATGTCCAAGATCCCAATTATTTGTAGGGAGTTGTAGGACAGGACATTAGGGAGAGGGGGTGTGTCTCTTCTCCCTTTTTGCTAGGCTGGAATCAAAGTGAATTTTTGTAACGAGGTAAAGCCGTGGCCAACGTCGAAATCTATACGTGGTCTCGTTGTCCTTTTTGTATTCGAGCAAAGCAATTGCTGACACGCAAAGGGGTGAAATTTACCGAGTACGTCATTGATGGCGATGAAGCGGCTCGTGCTGCAATGGCCCAACGTGCCCATGGTCGGCGATCGCTCCCGCAAATTTTCATTAACAACGAGCACATTGGCGGCTGCGATGATCTCTATGCCCTAGAGGCGCAAGGCATCTTGGATAGGCTCCTGCAAGCGGCAGCCTAGCGGAATGGCCGTGGATATTGCCTTTATTATTGACCCGATCGCCAGCCTTGACCCCGGCCACGATACCAGTGTGGCCTTGATGGAAGCGGCTCAAGCCGCAGGGGTTCAGGTGTGGATCACGGAAATTTCCCAACTGCTGATCCGCGAAGGTCAGGTATGGGCGGCGCTCACCCCGATCCAGTTATCGCCCGTGCAACTAGTGGCCAGCCAGTGGCAGATTCCCCAACCTTGGTTTCAGACGGGGGCAGTGGAATGGCGACCCCTCAACACCTTTCGAGCGGTGTGGATGCGCAAAGATCCCCCAGTCAATACCGCCTACCTCTATGCCACCTACTGTCTGGATTTAGTGGATCCTCAAACCACCCTTGTTCTCAACTCGCCCGCAGGGTTGCGCCATGCCAATGAAAAGATGTATGCCCTGCAATTTCCCAGTGTGATTCCCAAGACCATTGTGACTGGAGACAAGCAGCGTATTCGGGAATTTGTGCAGCAGCAGGGCATGGCCGTTCTCAAGCCCTTGGGGGGCAAAGCCGGAGAAGGCATTCTCTTTTTACAGGCGGGCGATCGCAACCTCAATTCCATGATTGAAATCAGTACCCAACGC includes:
- a CDS encoding CO2 hydration protein is translated as MVETIERPSSAKLPPLDHPLADIIYRLEAGGALIPDTPVNLMKIIGMYKAYAIPMDFYWRNLLYLGERVFIHPFPFFKYFPTKDYFELANHYAGETADLRIWRGPAHAHPELMEFIAKGETGKMPRLLHHLWHDRINMEFSESLARSMMWHRMGGQLDIYLDSEEYKAAADRAIRAYFKGNPLMLGLYKLFPDLFLEQARQATYMNVLGLFWEVMAPVFFEMSDRYDEGSITSVKDAMNFLVNGIFAMAGRPIYHHVYIDGEVHVLVPKEKGFMWLYEAAFPYVEAVFYRTAPFRGTKSYNAQANQVPTDQVDFHYGILFADKFPVGTAGIPPTLLHQDMYHFLPQYLKDYFHQHCRSEDDILVQLGIAFQHAMYTVTSAVLQATRAAFYYPLDDPKPEHLMANRRFFVAQMDRFLRPQYGIAEACKIRNVQDPNYL
- the grxC gene encoding glutaredoxin 3, with translation MANVEIYTWSRCPFCIRAKQLLTRKGVKFTEYVIDGDEAARAAMAQRAHGRRSLPQIFINNEHIGGCDDLYALEAQGILDRLLQAAA
- the gshB gene encoding glutathione synthase yields the protein MDIAFIIDPIASLDPGHDTSVALMEAAQAAGVQVWITEISQLLIREGQVWAALTPIQLSPVQLVASQWQIPQPWFQTGAVEWRPLNTFRAVWMRKDPPVNTAYLYATYCLDLVDPQTTLVLNSPAGLRHANEKMYALQFPSVIPKTIVTGDKQRIREFVQQQGMAVLKPLGGKAGEGILFLQAGDRNLNSMIEISTQRGQLPVMVQEYLPAAKEGDKRIILLNGEPIGAVNRIPTGDEFRGNMATGGRVAAVEITERDRQICQTLAPALQRDGLYFVGIDVIGGYLTEVNVTSPTGVREIDRLNGTCLGQQVMAWLLG